In Rhodococcus sp. OK302, one genomic interval encodes:
- a CDS encoding acetate--CoA ligase family protein — translation MTQTDNYLTATTPADKTLHRVLKPRSVAFVGVSETSPFAHSVHRTMQGATEVLFVHPKHDTLFGQPCVPSVAELGRPVDAVFSAVAAAHTVGIVEQAATIGAGGVVLVAGGFAEAGDTGARLQQQITAIANGAGMHVVGPNGVGMINVPDQVDLTVLEAFGRRPGGLSAVTHSGAMIEAIAAAASRPGGAGLNLLISAGNEAVTDLADYLDFLVDDEQTTVIALALEKIRRPEAFFAAAARAHEAGKPIVAIKMGRSERGQRMAASHTGSLVGDAWVYEVGLRQAGIELAHEIDELVDRVQFLEQLAPQRWTEVRGLAVLTATGGFAQLASDLAEDTGIDIPALEQLQPFIDENIPGKPLANPLDATGFVGSVPGLWESIVDRYAADPEVDALLYTSQHADWDTNGRQRAEEFAERAQLWPGKPFLLAPLAGIGGQWLGDLRRDGVGVGNGLLGCLRGLQTMGNFVRSRHQGPRAVSATDVPVLQIRDEEVLEVAEGRMLSFGATMRLLTEAGIPVARWAVFDGAIESVPFAGPYVVKLADVAHRTEHDAVRVNVAENDVQTVAAELREIARRDDLPTTVAVQEMISGHGEIFIGLQGASELGPLTVFGLGGVFVEIMKKVGGRLAPFDRRVAHELVGEVDDTGIMDGFRGAPAWDRERLAEILCAAGDLAARGRESIDSLDINPLIITADGPVAVDGLCLLQQTQ, via the coding sequence GTGACGCAGACCGATAATTACCTTACGGCCACGACCCCGGCAGACAAGACGCTTCACAGGGTCCTGAAGCCGCGCTCCGTTGCCTTCGTCGGGGTCTCCGAGACCTCGCCGTTCGCCCACAGCGTGCATCGGACGATGCAGGGTGCGACAGAAGTACTTTTCGTTCATCCAAAACATGACACCTTGTTCGGGCAGCCATGTGTCCCTTCGGTTGCCGAACTCGGGCGCCCCGTTGACGCGGTTTTCAGCGCCGTGGCAGCCGCTCACACCGTAGGCATCGTCGAGCAGGCTGCGACCATCGGCGCCGGAGGAGTTGTACTTGTTGCGGGCGGTTTCGCCGAGGCCGGGGATACCGGTGCCAGGCTTCAGCAGCAAATAACGGCCATCGCGAACGGCGCGGGGATGCACGTGGTGGGCCCCAACGGAGTTGGCATGATCAACGTGCCGGACCAAGTCGACTTGACCGTGCTCGAAGCCTTCGGGCGCCGGCCGGGCGGACTTTCCGCTGTCACACACAGCGGCGCCATGATCGAGGCCATCGCAGCGGCGGCAAGCCGACCCGGCGGCGCCGGCCTGAATCTCCTCATTTCGGCGGGCAATGAGGCCGTCACGGATTTGGCTGACTATCTGGATTTCTTGGTCGACGACGAGCAAACCACGGTGATCGCGCTTGCTCTGGAAAAGATCCGCCGACCAGAAGCATTCTTTGCCGCCGCTGCCCGTGCACACGAGGCGGGTAAGCCGATCGTCGCGATCAAGATGGGTAGGTCGGAGCGAGGCCAGCGGATGGCAGCGTCGCACACCGGCAGTCTTGTCGGTGACGCCTGGGTCTACGAGGTGGGACTACGCCAGGCCGGAATCGAGCTTGCTCACGAGATCGACGAGCTCGTGGATCGGGTCCAGTTTCTCGAACAACTGGCCCCGCAGCGTTGGACTGAGGTCCGTGGTCTGGCTGTACTTACGGCCACCGGCGGGTTTGCCCAGCTCGCAAGTGATTTGGCAGAAGATACAGGCATCGATATCCCGGCGCTCGAGCAACTTCAGCCCTTCATCGATGAGAACATTCCCGGAAAGCCGCTCGCTAATCCGCTGGACGCCACCGGATTCGTCGGTTCGGTTCCAGGCCTGTGGGAGTCCATTGTCGATCGATATGCGGCCGATCCGGAGGTCGACGCGCTGCTCTACACAAGTCAGCACGCGGACTGGGATACAAATGGTCGCCAGCGAGCCGAGGAATTCGCCGAGCGTGCGCAGCTTTGGCCGGGTAAGCCGTTCCTCCTGGCGCCTCTTGCGGGAATCGGGGGCCAGTGGTTGGGCGACCTACGGAGAGACGGTGTCGGGGTCGGGAACGGGTTGTTGGGATGCCTACGCGGGTTGCAAACCATGGGCAATTTTGTCAGGTCACGCCACCAGGGGCCACGTGCTGTATCGGCCACTGATGTGCCTGTCCTGCAGATACGAGATGAAGAAGTCCTGGAGGTCGCGGAAGGGCGCATGTTGTCCTTCGGTGCCACCATGCGACTGCTGACCGAGGCCGGCATCCCAGTTGCACGCTGGGCCGTTTTCGACGGAGCCATCGAGTCCGTCCCATTCGCGGGCCCCTACGTCGTGAAGTTGGCCGATGTTGCGCACCGAACAGAGCACGATGCGGTGCGGGTGAACGTGGCGGAGAATGACGTGCAGACGGTGGCAGCCGAGTTGCGGGAGATCGCGCGCCGCGATGATCTGCCGACAACCGTTGCGGTGCAAGAAATGATCTCCGGCCACGGCGAGATTTTCATCGGCCTGCAAGGGGCGTCCGAGCTTGGACCATTGACTGTTTTCGGTCTCGGCGGCGTTTTCGTGGAGATAATGAAGAAGGTCGGCGGGCGCCTGGCACCCTTCGATCGCAGGGTTGCTCACGAGCTTGTCGGCGAAGTTGACGACACCGGAATAATGGACGGATTTCGCGGTGCGCCGGCCTGGGACCGCGAACGTCTCGCGGAAATTCTCTGCGCTGCCGGCGACCTGGCCGCACGAGGACGAGAATCGATCGATTCGCTCGATATCAATCCGCTGATCATCACGGCCGACGGACCCGTCGCCGTCGACGGACTGTGCCTGCTGCAGCAGACACAATAG
- a CDS encoding NAD-dependent succinate-semialdehyde dehydrogenase produces the protein MTEVHAAGSVLAPIVTEVPVVTSIFINGTWSPARTERTFTVTDPSSGRSIANVADASVDEVRSAIDAAHDALDAWSARTAYERSAILYRAHHLMLERADELAVLMTTEQGKPLRAARTEVQYAADFLIWFAEEAKRIYGRTIPSARPDQRFVVQHQPVGVVGAVTPWNYPISMITRKVAPALAAGCTVVLKPAEATPLCAVEVFRILEEAGVPPGVMNLVTTSDPRMVGEEFTSNDKVAKVTFTGSTAVGRTLAEGAGRSLKRISLELGGHAPFIVFGDADPVHAAKGAAAIKMLNTGQACIVPNRYFVHSSIVDEFCEVLTSRLGRMTVGHGLQEGVSVGPLINEAAVERMERHVSDAVNHGAKVRLGGHRLTEGELAAGNFYAPTVLSGVTPDMLIYREETFGPIAPVIAFGDEDDVIAMANDTSYGLASYIYSRDISRVLRTAERLKFGMVGVNDINPTSAAAPFGGVGDSGLGREGAQEGLLEYLETRLLGISV, from the coding sequence GTGACCGAAGTACATGCCGCCGGATCCGTATTAGCTCCCATAGTGACCGAAGTACCTGTGGTCACGTCGATCTTCATCAACGGAACGTGGAGTCCCGCTCGGACAGAGCGAACTTTCACGGTGACCGACCCCTCTAGCGGACGGTCGATTGCAAATGTTGCGGACGCAAGTGTTGACGAAGTTCGCTCGGCGATCGACGCAGCTCATGATGCCCTCGACGCGTGGAGCGCGCGCACCGCCTACGAACGCTCCGCCATTCTCTATCGTGCACACCATCTGATGTTGGAGCGCGCGGACGAATTGGCGGTGTTGATGACAACGGAGCAGGGTAAACCGCTTCGTGCCGCGAGGACCGAAGTCCAGTACGCCGCTGACTTTCTCATCTGGTTTGCCGAGGAAGCCAAGCGAATCTACGGTCGGACCATCCCGTCGGCCCGTCCCGATCAGCGTTTCGTGGTGCAGCACCAGCCCGTCGGGGTGGTGGGCGCTGTAACTCCGTGGAACTATCCGATCTCCATGATCACCCGCAAAGTCGCGCCCGCTCTCGCGGCGGGATGCACCGTTGTACTCAAGCCGGCCGAGGCGACGCCGCTCTGTGCGGTGGAGGTATTCCGGATCTTGGAAGAAGCCGGCGTCCCCCCGGGTGTGATGAACCTGGTGACGACATCCGACCCGCGAATGGTTGGAGAGGAATTCACGAGCAACGACAAAGTTGCGAAGGTGACATTCACCGGTTCGACGGCGGTCGGCCGGACATTGGCCGAGGGCGCCGGTCGTTCGCTGAAGCGCATTTCGCTCGAGCTTGGCGGGCACGCACCGTTCATCGTGTTCGGCGATGCGGATCCTGTGCATGCAGCAAAGGGCGCAGCAGCAATCAAGATGCTCAACACCGGCCAAGCGTGCATCGTTCCCAATCGGTACTTCGTACATTCGTCCATCGTTGACGAGTTCTGTGAGGTATTGACGTCCAGGCTTGGTCGGATGACCGTCGGTCACGGTCTGCAAGAAGGCGTTTCGGTTGGCCCCCTCATCAACGAAGCTGCCGTGGAGCGGATGGAACGGCACGTGTCGGACGCCGTGAACCACGGCGCGAAAGTGCGACTCGGTGGCCACCGTCTGACCGAGGGCGAATTGGCCGCGGGCAACTTCTACGCGCCGACAGTGCTGTCCGGGGTGACACCCGACATGCTGATCTACCGCGAGGAAACCTTCGGTCCGATTGCTCCGGTGATCGCCTTCGGCGACGAAGACGACGTTATTGCGATGGCCAACGACACCAGTTACGGGCTCGCGTCGTACATCTACTCACGTGACATCAGTCGCGTGCTGCGGACAGCCGAGCGCCTGAAGTTCGGCATGGTTGGCGTCAACGACATCAATCCCACTTCGGCGGCAGCACCCTTCGGAGGGGTGGGCGACAGCGGACTCGGTCGCGAAGGTGCGCAAGAAGGACTTCTCGAGTACCTGGAGACACGACTGCTTGGGATAAGCGTGTAA
- a CDS encoding carboxyl transferase domain-containing protein, giving the protein MMRRSAAEMRDLVIDPGSWRCWDESPRDTVADDDYVAELGRARATTGTDESVTTGQATVQGKQIALIFGEFGFMGGSIGVAAGERIVAAIRRATAARLPLVALPASGGTRMQEGTTAFLQMIRITAAVNQHKAAHLPYLVYLRHPTTGGVFASWASLGHITFAEPGALLGFLGPRVYESLYGESFPADVQVAENLFRNGLVDAVVPPQELSQLIARALSIISLPRTARIEPAGDDIGAPVPDDDGDAWESVVASRAAERPGVRELLEYAATESLALNGTGQGEKDPALLLALVRFGDVSCVLLGQDRRGQTTSTPLGPAALREARRGMKLAKDLQLPLVSVIDTPGAALSKAAEEGGLAGEIARCISDLIALDVPTVSVLLGQGTGGAAVALLPADAVIAAQHGWLSPLPPEGASAILFHDVTHAPEMAARQRINSGNLRKVGLVDVIVPEYPDAATEPDFFSVRVGAAIAAELRRLMALEDGLRCQLRMERFESIGIPSENATLG; this is encoded by the coding sequence ATGATGCGTCGGAGCGCCGCGGAGATGAGGGATCTGGTCATCGATCCGGGATCGTGGCGGTGCTGGGACGAATCCCCACGGGACACCGTCGCGGATGACGACTATGTGGCCGAATTAGGCCGTGCCCGTGCAACAACGGGAACGGATGAGTCTGTCACGACTGGTCAGGCCACCGTGCAGGGCAAGCAGATTGCACTGATATTCGGTGAGTTCGGTTTCATGGGCGGCTCGATCGGTGTTGCGGCGGGTGAGCGGATTGTCGCGGCAATCCGCCGCGCAACTGCAGCTCGTCTTCCACTAGTCGCGCTGCCGGCCTCAGGTGGCACCCGAATGCAAGAGGGCACCACGGCCTTCCTTCAGATGATTCGGATTACTGCCGCTGTCAACCAACACAAGGCCGCACATCTGCCGTATCTGGTGTATCTACGTCATCCCACTACCGGTGGGGTCTTCGCCTCTTGGGCCTCGCTCGGACATATCACGTTCGCCGAACCTGGAGCGCTGCTTGGGTTCCTCGGACCCCGCGTGTACGAATCCCTCTACGGTGAGTCCTTTCCGGCGGATGTGCAGGTGGCCGAAAACTTGTTCCGGAACGGACTGGTCGATGCCGTTGTTCCGCCGCAGGAGTTGAGCCAACTCATCGCCCGCGCGTTGTCGATCATCTCGTTGCCGAGGACTGCTCGGATTGAGCCTGCAGGCGACGACATCGGTGCGCCCGTTCCGGATGACGATGGTGACGCCTGGGAGTCGGTGGTTGCGTCGCGAGCGGCTGAGCGACCCGGTGTGCGAGAACTACTCGAGTACGCCGCTACGGAGTCATTGGCTCTCAACGGGACCGGTCAAGGCGAGAAGGACCCGGCGCTGTTGCTTGCCCTGGTTCGCTTCGGTGATGTTTCGTGTGTGCTGCTTGGGCAGGACCGACGCGGTCAAACTACGTCGACGCCGTTGGGTCCGGCCGCCCTACGTGAGGCACGCCGTGGCATGAAACTCGCCAAAGATCTCCAGCTACCCCTGGTGTCGGTAATCGATACGCCAGGCGCAGCGCTGAGCAAGGCAGCCGAAGAGGGCGGCCTTGCTGGCGAAATCGCGCGCTGTATCTCCGATTTGATCGCTCTGGATGTGCCGACCGTATCGGTACTACTCGGACAAGGGACCGGCGGTGCTGCGGTGGCGCTGCTACCGGCTGATGCCGTCATAGCCGCCCAACACGGATGGTTGTCTCCTCTACCTCCGGAGGGTGCCAGTGCGATTTTGTTCCACGACGTCACACACGCGCCGGAAATGGCAGCGCGCCAACGTATCAACTCCGGCAACCTTCGCAAGGTCGGCTTGGTCGACGTGATCGTGCCGGAGTATCCGGATGCGGCGACGGAACCGGATTTCTTCAGCGTGCGGGTGGGTGCCGCGATAGCGGCGGAGCTTCGGAGATTGATGGCCCTGGAAGACGGGTTGAGGTGTCAACTGAGGATGGAGCGTTTCGAGAGCATCGGAATTCCGAGCGAAAATGCAACCCTCGGCTGA
- a CDS encoding MFS transporter, whose amino-acid sequence MATTATRAQTQVGRARWYRIGVMLFLIYLITFVDQSSFPIVTPLISTDLQITAAAAGVLLSAFFWGYVITQIPGGILATRFGPKRVILASLAIWGLCAILCVIVPNYGALVSIRFAMGLVGGALWPTFAVIVANWYPMRERGRAATFTMISIPLAAVIASLCSGILTQAVTWYWMFISLGLAAFVMAILFAVFGADSPETDRRLSEAERNYILAGRLSESATGPFVGGVFRRPMAWILGGIFLLWQSAFYGMALWMPSMIAQASGISVATVGLVSIAPFVIAVIAMLLNSLLSDKTPWGRGWHAAVPLLIGGAALLAGGYIHGGFSVELLLLYVAVAGLYAGLGSWWAWVIDNFSRNSSGVVSGFVNFCGNLGLVFGPILISVVGGAAQLSSSLFVLGGCALTAAIVMIALSSRRNIRPAGDGPAPDVPAESRECDPSNTNV is encoded by the coding sequence ATGGCTACTACTGCAACTCGGGCGCAGACCCAGGTCGGGCGTGCGCGCTGGTACCGAATTGGCGTCATGCTGTTCCTGATCTATCTCATCACGTTCGTCGACCAGTCCAGTTTTCCGATTGTGACTCCGCTGATCTCAACGGACTTGCAGATCACCGCGGCAGCGGCCGGTGTTCTGCTCAGTGCATTCTTCTGGGGCTACGTCATCACCCAAATTCCCGGCGGCATCCTGGCGACCAGATTTGGACCGAAACGCGTAATACTTGCGTCCTTGGCGATCTGGGGCCTGTGCGCCATTCTTTGTGTCATCGTTCCGAATTACGGTGCGCTCGTATCCATTCGATTCGCTATGGGCCTCGTTGGGGGCGCATTGTGGCCGACTTTCGCGGTGATCGTAGCGAACTGGTACCCGATGCGGGAGCGTGGGCGGGCGGCCACCTTCACCATGATCTCGATCCCTCTGGCCGCGGTAATCGCGAGCCTGTGCAGCGGAATACTGACCCAGGCGGTTACCTGGTACTGGATGTTCATCAGTCTCGGACTGGCTGCTTTCGTGATGGCCATCCTGTTCGCAGTCTTCGGTGCAGATTCTCCCGAGACGGATCGGCGACTCTCGGAAGCGGAGCGTAACTATATTCTGGCCGGCCGGCTGTCCGAATCGGCGACTGGACCGTTTGTTGGAGGCGTTTTTCGGCGTCCGATGGCATGGATCCTCGGCGGCATCTTCCTTCTTTGGCAATCTGCCTTCTACGGCATGGCCCTCTGGATGCCGAGTATGATTGCGCAGGCGTCAGGCATAAGCGTCGCAACGGTCGGACTTGTATCGATCGCACCGTTCGTCATTGCCGTTATCGCGATGCTGCTGAATTCTTTGCTGTCCGACAAGACCCCGTGGGGTCGGGGATGGCATGCTGCTGTCCCTCTGCTGATCGGTGGTGCCGCGCTGCTCGCGGGGGGATACATCCACGGAGGATTCAGTGTGGAGTTGCTTCTCCTTTACGTTGCTGTGGCAGGGCTCTATGCCGGACTCGGGTCCTGGTGGGCGTGGGTCATCGACAATTTCTCACGAAACTCGTCCGGCGTTGTCAGCGGATTCGTCAATTTCTGCGGCAACCTAGGTCTTGTCTTCGGGCCGATCCTGATCAGTGTCGTGGGCGGAGCCGCCCAGCTTTCCTCGAGTCTGTTCGTACTCGGTGGTTGTGCCCTGACGGCGGCCATCGTGATGATCGCGCTGTCGAGCAGGCGCAATATTCGGCCTGCCGGGGACGGGCCGGCGCCGGACGTGCCGGCCGAGTCTCGGGAGTGCGATCCGTCGAATACCAACGTGTAG
- a CDS encoding 3,4-dihydroxy-2-butanone-4-phosphate synthase gives MSLTPALPRSHAWQGRSAIQSAVSALQAGRPVLLRAESGSGGGYDVVLPAALADTAWTAWAVRWSSGFLYAPLPADLAEALDLPLMVRGGDNPATRTHTVSIDAAVGITTGISALDRARTARVLADPGSTPADFTRPGHLMPVVASNGGVTVNPGRVEAAVDLCRLAGLPPVALTGQLVRDDGELVRELDMADLGDSHDHPIVDVADLVTHRLFVGDGIRGRVTRALGLPWHAVRSALEVVGFVDAVTGAEHIVLRGPGTPSRPVVSVHAECTMGDIFGSDSCFCGRELAEATERIAVDGGLLVYLRRPHGRGAPVPTGHAWTEADDGALAAILHSLGATSISLFDGPASRDRLSRAGVTSLDVARGAAENEPEF, from the coding sequence ATGTCCCTGACGCCGGCCCTGCCTCGCAGCCATGCCTGGCAAGGCAGATCCGCAATCCAATCGGCTGTGTCGGCGTTGCAGGCCGGCCGACCCGTCCTTTTGCGCGCGGAGTCCGGTTCCGGTGGAGGATACGACGTTGTCCTGCCCGCCGCGCTTGCAGATACTGCGTGGACAGCCTGGGCAGTTCGGTGGTCGTCCGGCTTTTTGTACGCCCCGCTGCCCGCAGATCTGGCCGAGGCCCTCGACCTGCCTCTGATGGTGCGAGGTGGAGACAACCCCGCAACCAGGACGCACACTGTCTCGATCGACGCGGCGGTTGGGATCACTACGGGCATAAGCGCACTCGACCGGGCTCGGACCGCGCGGGTGCTTGCTGATCCGGGTTCCACACCCGCCGACTTCACCCGACCCGGACATCTCATGCCCGTCGTCGCTTCCAACGGGGGCGTCACGGTCAATCCGGGGCGTGTCGAAGCTGCAGTGGACCTTTGCCGCTTGGCCGGCCTTCCGCCGGTCGCCCTCACCGGGCAACTTGTACGTGACGACGGTGAACTCGTCCGTGAGCTCGACATGGCGGATCTCGGTGACAGTCACGATCATCCGATCGTTGATGTCGCTGATCTCGTCACGCACCGTCTGTTTGTCGGTGACGGTATTCGCGGCCGTGTCACCCGCGCTCTCGGCCTACCGTGGCACGCCGTCCGCAGTGCCCTCGAGGTCGTGGGCTTCGTCGACGCGGTCACCGGCGCCGAGCACATAGTGTTGCGCGGTCCGGGTACACCGTCGCGTCCTGTTGTGTCGGTACATGCGGAGTGCACGATGGGCGATATCTTCGGGTCGGACTCGTGTTTCTGTGGGCGCGAACTCGCCGAGGCCACCGAGCGAATCGCGGTCGACGGAGGTTTGCTCGTCTACCTGAGACGCCCCCATGGTCGCGGCGCTCCGGTGCCGACTGGACACGCTTGGACAGAGGCCGACGACGGCGCGCTCGCAGCAATTCTGCATAGTCTCGGGGCCACTTCGATCAGTCTGTTCGACGGGCCCGCCAGCCGTGACCGGCTTTCGCGGGCCGGTGTCACGTCACTGGATGTTGCGCGGGGCGCAGCTGAGAATGAACCCGAATTCTGA
- a CDS encoding flavin reductase family protein — protein MALRAVYGTFPSGVTAVCALRDGSPVGFAASSFVSVSVDPPLVSVCVQDTSTTWPLLVDRPRLGLSVLGSDQGLTCRRLASKSGDDRFADTSYTVTDGGAVLLHGAVAWLECTIHEIVRAGDHDVVLLRVEAMQDHPDIAPLVFHGSSFRALAVEAV, from the coding sequence ATGGCACTACGCGCCGTCTACGGCACCTTCCCGAGTGGGGTGACAGCTGTCTGTGCACTGCGCGACGGTTCCCCGGTGGGTTTCGCAGCGAGCTCCTTCGTCTCGGTCTCGGTAGACCCACCTCTGGTGTCGGTGTGTGTGCAGGACACGTCGACGACATGGCCGCTACTTGTCGACCGCCCCCGACTCGGTCTGTCCGTGCTCGGAAGCGACCAAGGGCTTACCTGCCGCCGGCTCGCATCCAAGTCTGGGGACGACCGGTTCGCGGATACGTCCTATACGGTCACCGACGGTGGCGCGGTGCTCCTGCATGGGGCAGTTGCGTGGCTCGAGTGCACCATCCACGAGATCGTGCGGGCTGGGGACCATGATGTGGTTCTGCTTCGGGTTGAAGCGATGCAGGACCATCCGGACATCGCACCATTGGTCTTCCACGGCAGTAGTTTTCGGGCACTTGCGGTTGAGGCAGTGTGA
- a CDS encoding LLM class flavin-dependent oxidoreductase: MKFGIFMSPYHIPGKSPSVSLAHDLDIIEHMDRLGYDEAWIGEHHSGGFEIVSAPDLLIAAAAQRTSDIRFGTGVTSVPYHHPLVAAGRITLLDNITRGRFIFGAGPGALVTDAHMMGIEPNNQRRMMEEGLDAISRLIKGETVDMETDWFTLQDARLQVLPYKGREVEIAVASVRSPSGVKLAGRYGFGLLSIAATDPNGGFSFVGETWRLMEERAKESGQSVSRDNWRVMAPIHIAETKEQAYEDVRHGMVPMAKFGSTGPFAAEGMDIEQVLAATTHEEMVDNLNTSGAGVVGTPEMAIELVSRLEKQSGGFGTLLLAGSDWANQAATKKSLELFAQYVIPEFQGTSAPLLSSWDRLYSGRKAFGAEFRAAQDKAIADDAAERTTLAGAVPTS; this comes from the coding sequence ATGAAGTTCGGTATCTTCATGTCTCCGTACCACATTCCGGGGAAGAGCCCATCGGTATCGCTCGCACACGACCTCGACATCATCGAGCATATGGACCGACTCGGATACGACGAAGCGTGGATCGGTGAACACCATTCCGGCGGGTTCGAGATTGTTTCTGCTCCGGACCTCCTCATCGCGGCAGCAGCGCAGCGCACGAGTGACATCCGTTTCGGTACCGGCGTCACCTCTGTGCCCTATCACCATCCTCTGGTGGCAGCTGGACGTATTACACTGTTGGACAACATTACTCGTGGACGTTTCATTTTTGGTGCCGGTCCAGGTGCGCTCGTAACCGACGCGCACATGATGGGTATCGAGCCGAATAATCAGCGTCGCATGATGGAAGAAGGCTTGGACGCGATCAGCAGGTTGATCAAAGGCGAGACCGTCGACATGGAGACCGATTGGTTCACACTGCAGGACGCTCGTCTGCAGGTCCTGCCGTACAAGGGCCGCGAAGTGGAGATTGCAGTTGCTTCAGTCCGCTCACCATCGGGTGTCAAGCTCGCCGGCCGGTACGGATTCGGACTGCTGTCGATTGCCGCGACCGATCCGAACGGTGGCTTCTCGTTTGTCGGAGAAACCTGGCGCCTGATGGAGGAACGGGCTAAGGAATCCGGACAGTCGGTGAGTAGGGACAACTGGCGCGTGATGGCCCCGATTCACATCGCCGAAACGAAGGAACAGGCGTACGAGGATGTACGTCACGGCATGGTTCCGATGGCGAAGTTCGGTTCGACCGGCCCCTTCGCCGCTGAAGGCATGGATATCGAACAGGTGCTTGCCGCGACGACCCATGAAGAAATGGTTGACAACTTGAATACGAGCGGCGCGGGAGTGGTGGGAACACCCGAGATGGCCATCGAACTTGTCAGCCGCCTCGAGAAGCAGTCGGGCGGATTCGGAACACTGCTGCTTGCCGGGAGCGACTGGGCGAATCAGGCAGCAACGAAGAAGTCGTTGGAACTGTTCGCCCAGTACGTCATTCCCGAGTTTCAAGGCACCTCGGCGCCGCTGCTGTCGTCGTGGGATCGCCTGTACTCGGGTCGAAAAGCGTTCGGTGCGGAATTCCGCGCGGCGCAGGACAAGGCAATCGCAGATGATGCCGCGGAGCGCACCACGCTGGCCGGGGCTGTCCCGACGAGCTAG
- a CDS encoding SDR family NAD(P)-dependent oxidoreductase produces the protein MNLELAGKTVIVTGGAQGIGLATAQIYASRGAQVVVADLNGDAAKAALETLESHGVTHFAVDVDVSSSASVESMKERVMEAVGKVDVLANVAGIYPNSLMTETPDDVWRRTLAVNLDGTFFMCRAWAPVLSEQEGAAIVNVISGAARIPYPGLSAYSASKGGVISFSRVIAAELAPSIRVNCIGPGGTLADGKVDSDTDPQMMALIPMARLGRPEEIAEAIVFLGSDRARYVTGQILHVNGGRSMH, from the coding sequence ATGAATCTAGAACTTGCGGGAAAAACGGTCATCGTGACCGGCGGTGCCCAGGGCATCGGCCTGGCGACTGCGCAAATCTATGCATCGCGCGGTGCACAAGTTGTCGTCGCAGATCTGAACGGTGACGCAGCCAAGGCGGCTCTCGAAACCCTGGAGTCGCACGGAGTTACCCACTTCGCTGTCGATGTCGACGTTTCGTCGTCAGCAAGCGTCGAGAGCATGAAAGAACGGGTGATGGAGGCCGTCGGCAAGGTTGATGTACTCGCCAATGTCGCTGGTATTTACCCGAACTCGTTGATGACGGAGACTCCGGATGATGTCTGGCGGCGCACGCTGGCGGTAAACCTCGACGGAACCTTCTTCATGTGCCGCGCCTGGGCGCCGGTGCTGAGCGAACAAGAGGGTGCGGCGATCGTCAACGTTATTTCAGGCGCGGCCCGCATCCCGTATCCCGGACTCTCTGCTTACTCGGCGAGTAAAGGTGGGGTCATTTCGTTCTCCCGTGTGATTGCGGCAGAACTCGCTCCTTCGATTCGAGTGAACTGTATCGGTCCCGGAGGCACGCTCGCCGACGGCAAGGTCGACTCGGACACCGATCCGCAGATGATGGCCTTGATCCCGATGGCGCGACTCGGGCGTCCCGAGGAGATCGCCGAGGCAATCGTTTTCCTCGGTTCGGACCGCGCACGCTATGTCACAGGGCAAATCCTTCATGTCAACGGTGGACGTTCGATGCATTGA
- a CDS encoding enoyl-CoA hydratase/isomerase family protein, which translates to MTDLLVDKLKDTTVFTLNRPDAMNALNGTIMSELEEGLREFNADDGQRVAIITGAGTRAFSAGGDLKAMASGPAKNAVPLSPQPDIAGVAASEKPVIAAVNGLAVAGGLELAICADIRIAADTAWFGVFEVKRGFLAGVAANVLPRLMPFGAAMDLMLTGERLSAEDALRLGLIQKVVPSEKLIDTALEKAAAIASHSQVAVRGTKQVLRYWRDVQLAEQQKYYESVMQRVLLAGDFVEGAHAFAEKREPTFANGWPDPFTNR; encoded by the coding sequence ATGACTGATCTGTTGGTGGACAAACTCAAGGACACGACCGTATTCACGCTGAACCGTCCGGACGCGATGAACGCGTTGAACGGCACGATCATGTCGGAACTCGAGGAGGGCCTGCGAGAGTTCAACGCTGACGACGGCCAACGAGTGGCCATCATTACCGGCGCCGGCACCAGAGCATTCAGCGCTGGCGGAGACCTGAAGGCCATGGCTTCAGGACCGGCGAAGAATGCAGTCCCGCTCTCTCCCCAACCGGACATCGCAGGTGTGGCCGCAAGCGAGAAGCCAGTGATCGCCGCGGTCAACGGCTTGGCCGTCGCGGGCGGGCTCGAGTTAGCGATCTGTGCGGACATCAGAATCGCCGCCGATACGGCATGGTTCGGTGTTTTCGAAGTCAAGCGAGGATTTCTGGCCGGTGTGGCCGCCAACGTCCTGCCGCGGCTAATGCCCTTCGGAGCTGCGATGGATCTGATGTTGACCGGTGAACGTCTTTCCGCCGAGGATGCGCTTCGTCTCGGACTGATACAGAAGGTTGTTCCTTCCGAGAAGCTCATCGACACAGCACTCGAAAAAGCTGCCGCCATCGCATCACATTCTCAGGTTGCAGTCCGGGGCACCAAGCAAGTCCTACGCTACTGGCGTGACGTACAGCTGGCCGAGCAGCAGAAGTACTACGAGTCGGTCATGCAGCGAGTGCTACTCGCCGGCGACTTCGTCGAAGGCGCTCACGCTTTCGCCGAGAAGCGCGAGCCTACTTTCGCGAACGGCTGGCCTGACCCGTTCACGAACCGGTAG